A genomic stretch from Mya arenaria isolate MELC-2E11 chromosome 10, ASM2691426v1 includes:
- the LOC128204702 gene encoding neo-calmodulin-like, with protein sequence MDKEIRELFRLFDTNNDRSISLQELGKAMRFLGMSPSEQEITDAMSALDTNENGRIEFQEFYKFMQAEMTKLNEADFTNNQDTVRSAFRTFDKDGNGYIDEKELRIAMKKLGEALTDKELDDMMKQADVDEDGKINYEEFVKIWCETT encoded by the exons ATGGATAAAG AAATACGTGAGTTGTTCCGATTGTTTGATACAAACAACGATCGGTCCATATCACTGCAGGAGCTGGGCAAGGCGATGAGGTTTCTTGGGATGTCACCTTCAGAACAAGAGATAACTGACGCCATGAGTGCCTTGGACACAAACG aaaatggcAGGATCGAGTTTCAagaattttacaaatttatgcAAGCAGAGATGACTAAACTGA ATGAAGCAGATTTCACCAACAATCAAGACACAGTACGCTCAGCATTCCGGACGTTTGATAAGGATGGAAATGGATACATAGACGAGAAGGAATTAAG AATTGCAATGAAGAAGTTGGGTGAAGCATTGACGGACAAGGAGCTGGACGATATGATGAAACAAGCTGACGTCGATGAGGATGGTAAAATCAATTATGAAG AGTTCGTTAAGATATGGTGTGAAACAACTTGA